One Micromonospora sp. FIMYZ51 genomic window carries:
- a CDS encoding ABC transporter ATP-binding protein: MDGQVTGDLIPGAAGAAPAPSPVDADLVVSLDGVGVRRSGTALLHDVDWRVELDERWVVLGPNGAGKTTLLNLAAGRLHPTTGTAHVLGERIGRTDVNELRTRIGLSTAALAERLPADERVRDVVMTAAWSVVGRWRESYDPADEARARLLLDQLGVGSLADRAYGTLSEGERKRVQIARALMTDPELLLLDEPAAGLDLGGREELVARLAELAQDPDAPALVVVTHHVEEIPPGFTHALLLREGTVMAQGLLADVLTPDNLTKTFGLPLLVERAGARYTARADV, encoded by the coding sequence CAGGTGACTGGTGACCTGATCCCCGGCGCCGCCGGTGCCGCACCCGCCCCCTCGCCCGTGGACGCGGATCTGGTGGTCAGCCTCGACGGCGTCGGCGTACGCCGGTCCGGCACCGCCCTGCTGCACGACGTCGACTGGCGGGTGGAACTGGACGAACGCTGGGTGGTGCTGGGACCCAACGGGGCCGGCAAGACGACCCTGCTCAACCTCGCCGCCGGGCGGCTGCACCCCACCACCGGCACCGCGCACGTGCTTGGCGAGCGGATCGGCCGGACCGACGTCAACGAACTGCGTACCCGCATCGGGCTGTCCACCGCCGCGCTCGCCGAGCGGCTGCCCGCCGACGAGCGGGTCCGTGACGTGGTGATGACCGCGGCCTGGTCGGTGGTCGGCCGCTGGCGGGAGAGCTACGACCCGGCCGACGAGGCCCGCGCCCGCCTGCTGCTCGACCAGCTCGGCGTCGGCTCCCTGGCCGACCGGGCGTACGGCACCCTGTCCGAGGGCGAGCGCAAGCGGGTGCAGATCGCCCGCGCGCTGATGACCGACCCGGAGCTGCTGCTGCTCGACGAGCCAGCGGCCGGGCTGGACCTGGGTGGCCGGGAGGAGCTGGTGGCCCGCCTCGCCGAGCTGGCGCAGGACCCGGATGCCCCGGCGCTTGTGGTGGTCACCCACCACGTGGAGGAGATCCCGCCCGGCTTCACCCACGCGCTGCTGCTGCGCGAGGGCACCGTGATGGCCCAGGGACTGCTGGCGGACGTCCTCACCCCCGACAACCTGACCAAGACCTTCGGCCTGCCGCTGCTCGTCGAACGGGCCGGCGCCCGCTACACCGCCCGCGCAGATGTGTAA
- a CDS encoding ribokinase, translating to MRQPRVVVVGSANMDLVATAPALPRPGETMLGTDFVMVPGGKGANQAIAATRSGAECVFLGAIGSDSFGVTLRGRITAAGVDTSHLRVTYGGSGVALVMVNAEGENAILVTPGANASMTALTEPELAVIRDADVLVAQLEIPIETVTEAAVAAQAAGTRVVLNAAPAVPLPPQLWAAVDLLVVNENEAQAYTGRGREDPQALLELVPRAVLTLGGQGAWYGDRDGTAVHVPAVPVDTVDSTAAGDAFTGALAVAWGEGRDLVDAVRWAAAAGAACVRRLGASVSLPGRPEIDELYVPAP from the coding sequence GTGCGACAGCCCCGCGTCGTCGTGGTGGGCAGCGCCAACATGGACCTGGTCGCCACCGCCCCGGCCCTGCCCCGGCCGGGCGAGACCATGCTCGGCACCGACTTCGTCATGGTGCCCGGTGGCAAGGGAGCCAACCAGGCCATCGCCGCGACCCGCTCGGGTGCCGAATGCGTGTTTCTCGGTGCGATCGGCTCGGATTCGTTCGGCGTCACGCTGCGCGGCCGGATCACCGCCGCCGGTGTCGACACCAGTCACCTGCGCGTCACCTACGGTGGCTCGGGGGTGGCCCTGGTGATGGTAAATGCCGAGGGCGAGAACGCGATCCTGGTGACGCCGGGTGCGAACGCCTCGATGACTGCGCTCACCGAGCCCGAACTCGCCGTGATACGCGACGCCGACGTCCTGGTCGCGCAGTTGGAGATCCCGATCGAGACGGTGACCGAGGCCGCAGTGGCCGCCCAGGCCGCAGGCACCCGGGTGGTGCTCAACGCGGCACCCGCCGTCCCGCTCCCGCCGCAACTGTGGGCCGCTGTGGATCTGCTGGTGGTCAACGAGAACGAGGCGCAGGCGTACACCGGGCGCGGCCGGGAGGACCCGCAGGCGCTGCTCGAATTGGTGCCCCGGGCGGTACTCACCCTGGGTGGGCAGGGTGCCTGGTACGGCGACCGGGACGGTACCGCCGTGCACGTGCCCGCCGTACCGGTGGACACGGTCGACTCGACCGCCGCCGGGGACGCGTTCACCGGCGCGCTCGCCGTGGCCTGGGGTGAGGGTCGCGACCTGGTCGACGCGGTGCGCTGGGCCGCGGCGGCCGGCGCGGCCTGCGTCCGCCGGCTCGGCGCGAGCGTGTCACTGCCCGGCCGCCCCGAGATCGACGAACTGTACGTACCAGCGCCCTGA
- a CDS encoding helix-turn-helix domain-containing protein, translated as MAPVERSVAVLAYPGMSVFETGIVTEVFGLPRPELGVPWYDLRLCAERPGPVPVLGGASLHSPYGLDVLAAAATVIVPGVPDVAGVPSPELVAALRRAHRDGARILSICSGAFALAGAGLLDGRRATTHWRYADLLARRYPAVTVDADVLYLDDGDILTSAGSAAGLDLCVHVVRRDHGVAVANAVARRLVIPPHRDGGQAQFIEAPVTVGPDDDRIAGSLAWALAHLAEPVTVARLARQAHMSTRTYLRHFARATGTSPIRWLVEQRIRASLALLETTDAPIGQIASAVGFDTPVTYRHHFARAMRTSPSAYRRAFRADRGGPPTRGD; from the coding sequence ATGGCTCCGGTCGAGCGCAGCGTCGCCGTGCTCGCGTACCCCGGGATGTCGGTCTTCGAGACCGGGATCGTCACCGAGGTCTTCGGGCTGCCCCGCCCCGAACTCGGCGTGCCCTGGTACGACCTGCGGCTCTGCGCCGAGCGACCAGGCCCGGTCCCGGTGCTCGGCGGCGCCAGCCTGCACAGCCCGTACGGCCTGGACGTGCTGGCCGCCGCCGCGACGGTGATCGTGCCCGGGGTGCCCGACGTGGCCGGTGTGCCGTCGCCGGAGCTGGTCGCCGCGCTGCGCCGAGCGCACCGCGACGGCGCCCGGATCCTCTCCATCTGCTCGGGCGCGTTCGCCCTGGCCGGTGCCGGCCTGCTCGACGGCCGACGGGCCACCACCCACTGGCGGTACGCGGACCTGCTGGCCCGCCGCTACCCGGCGGTGACGGTCGACGCCGACGTGCTGTACCTGGACGACGGCGACATCCTCACCAGCGCCGGCAGCGCGGCCGGTCTGGACCTCTGCGTGCACGTGGTCCGACGCGACCACGGCGTGGCGGTCGCCAACGCGGTGGCCCGCCGGCTGGTGATCCCGCCGCACCGCGACGGTGGCCAGGCGCAGTTCATCGAGGCGCCGGTGACCGTGGGGCCGGACGACGACCGGATCGCCGGCAGCCTCGCCTGGGCGCTGGCGCACCTCGCGGAACCGGTCACCGTGGCACGGCTGGCCCGGCAGGCGCACATGTCGACCCGTACCTACCTGCGGCACTTCGCGCGGGCCACCGGCACCAGCCCGATCCGGTGGCTGGTCGAGCAGCGGATCCGGGCCAGCCTGGCGCTGCTGGAGACCACCGACGCACCGATCGGGCAGATCGCGTCGGCGGTCGGCTTCGACACCCCGGTCACGTACCGGCACCACTTCGCCCGGGCGATGCGGACCTCGCCCTCGGCGTACCGCCGGGCCTTTCGGGCCGACCGGGGTGGCCCGCCTACGCGCGGCGACTGA
- a CDS encoding rhodanese-like domain-containing protein: MTRAFAVPAAEPAAAVRHFLARLRFETDVADVHADLTAAAPDLVVVDSRSAVAWEQGHLPGAVHLPTARIVAAAAGTVPAGARVVTYCWGPGCDGATRAALEFARLGYPVKEMRGGYEYWVREGLPVVTPAGRIHRPVDDLTAPRPAGAACTAAGCDC, from the coding sequence ATGACCAGAGCTTTCGCCGTGCCGGCCGCCGAACCGGCCGCCGCCGTTCGCCACTTCCTCGCCCGGCTGCGTTTCGAGACCGACGTGGCCGATGTGCACGCCGACCTCACCGCTGCGGCGCCCGACCTGGTGGTGGTCGACTCGCGAAGTGCGGTCGCCTGGGAGCAGGGCCACCTGCCGGGTGCCGTACACCTGCCCACCGCCCGGATCGTCGCGGCGGCTGCCGGTACGGTGCCGGCCGGGGCGCGGGTGGTCACCTACTGCTGGGGTCCCGGCTGCGACGGCGCCACCCGGGCCGCGCTGGAGTTCGCCCGGCTCGGCTATCCCGTCAAGGAGATGCGGGGCGGGTACGAGTACTGGGTCCGGGAAGGGCTGCCCGTGGTCACCCCCGCTGGGCGGATCCACCGCCCGGTGGACGACCTCACCGCGCCGCGTCCCGCCGGTGCCGCCTGCACCGCCGCTGGCTGCGACTGCTGA
- a CDS encoding amidase gives MSAQPLDRSIDRRAFLARAAALATASAVGTTVALPAVAAASPSAANARAAKKALDRPSAYVKPRPEAVADPTELTIAEAAWLIRANKLTPEELVEAYLARVTAYDGVYQAFNLVLADAALAAARDARRRPRRGALHGIPLAIKDNFYTEGVPTTANSFLFQDFRPPYDATAVARLTAAGGIVLGKTQMGPLATTRATTPAGVVTTVNAWTPTNRNTDPGGSSTGTATAVAGRMATSGIGTQTGGSITAPANAQNLTGLKPTMGRVSAAGIIPLSYTRDHPGPVARDAKDAAIMLTAMAGEDPADPRSQGLPEVPDLIDAATPVYQGHRVKLRWKSRIGVLPGFANGTSATALARQAYLAQLAAIPGVTLVDVALPEGWNELTGTTFNNIRLPERSEPFMPYLRTDLRGFGVSVTSWLQGALLGSNEFITGQRAKLVLLERVLDELFDKCDVVVQTGPVPFDILGLPEIAFPIGATAAGVPIGTILGGLPYAEARLLSVVAAYQAVTDWHLRRPADPPTAAATQRAAADVPRLTAEQVAELTQ, from the coding sequence ATGAGCGCTCAACCACTCGACCGCTCGATCGATCGGCGGGCGTTCCTGGCCCGCGCCGCCGCGCTTGCCACGGCCTCCGCGGTGGGCACCACGGTCGCGCTTCCCGCAGTGGCCGCAGCGAGCCCGTCGGCGGCGAACGCCCGGGCCGCGAAGAAGGCGCTGGATCGCCCCAGCGCCTACGTCAAGCCACGTCCAGAGGCTGTCGCCGACCCGACCGAACTCACCATCGCCGAGGCGGCCTGGCTCATCCGGGCCAACAAGCTCACCCCGGAGGAGTTGGTCGAGGCGTACCTGGCGCGTGTCACCGCGTACGACGGCGTTTATCAGGCTTTCAACCTGGTGCTCGCCGACGCGGCGCTGGCGGCGGCGCGGGACGCCCGCCGCCGGCCCCGACGCGGCGCGTTGCACGGCATCCCGCTGGCCATCAAGGACAATTTCTACACCGAAGGGGTGCCCACCACCGCCAACTCCTTCCTGTTCCAGGACTTCCGGCCGCCGTACGACGCGACGGCGGTGGCCCGGCTGACCGCGGCCGGCGGGATCGTGCTCGGCAAGACCCAGATGGGGCCGTTGGCGACCACCCGGGCCACCACCCCGGCCGGTGTCGTCACCACGGTCAACGCCTGGACGCCGACCAACCGCAACACCGACCCGGGTGGGTCGTCCACCGGCACCGCGACGGCGGTGGCCGGCCGGATGGCCACCTCGGGTATCGGCACCCAGACCGGCGGCTCGATCACCGCCCCCGCCAACGCGCAGAACCTGACCGGGCTCAAGCCGACCATGGGCCGGGTCTCGGCGGCCGGCATCATCCCGCTCAGCTACACCCGCGACCATCCGGGTCCGGTGGCCCGCGACGCCAAGGACGCCGCCATCATGCTGACCGCGATGGCCGGCGAGGATCCCGCCGACCCGCGCAGCCAGGGGCTGCCCGAGGTGCCCGACCTGATCGACGCGGCGACCCCGGTGTACCAGGGACACCGGGTCAAGCTGCGCTGGAAGAGCCGGATCGGGGTGCTGCCCGGCTTCGCCAACGGCACCTCGGCGACCGCGCTGGCTCGCCAGGCGTACCTGGCTCAGCTTGCCGCGATTCCCGGCGTCACGCTTGTCGACGTCGCCCTGCCCGAGGGCTGGAACGAGTTGACCGGCACCACGTTCAACAACATCCGCCTGCCGGAGCGCAGCGAGCCGTTCATGCCGTACCTGCGTACGGACCTGCGCGGTTTCGGGGTCTCCGTGACCAGTTGGTTGCAGGGGGCGTTGCTGGGGAGCAACGAGTTCATCACCGGCCAGCGGGCCAAGCTGGTGCTGCTGGAACGGGTGCTCGACGAGCTTTTCGACAAGTGCGACGTGGTGGTGCAGACCGGACCGGTGCCGTTCGACATCCTCGGCCTGCCGGAGATCGCCTTCCCGATCGGCGCCACCGCCGCCGGGGTGCCGATCGGCACCATTCTCGGTGGCCTCCCGTACGCCGAGGCCCGGCTGCTGTCGGTGGTCGCCGCGTACCAGGCGGTGACGGACTGGCACCTGCGGCGGCCGGCCGATCCGCCGACCGCCGCCGCGACGCAGCGCGCCGCGGCGGACGTGCCGCGGTTGACCGCTGAGCAGGTCGCCGAGCTCACCCAGTGA
- a CDS encoding DUF6232 family protein, with protein sequence MVLYYRDDAVQVTSDAIRAGGQVIPIDEVTYVWHQKGRTTLAVRGRVLGRGVLVLLLSLPPLVALVCVLSLAWSAQDRGEWLPALVVLVACVVIALALTPFLEIPLGWLDRSYERGSRVHELWVQYRGQQVMLLDTPDALRFGQIYRAVQRAVEHDTPGG encoded by the coding sequence ATGGTCCTCTATTACCGGGACGACGCGGTGCAGGTCACCTCGGACGCGATCCGGGCCGGTGGGCAGGTCATTCCGATCGACGAAGTCACCTACGTCTGGCATCAGAAGGGACGCACCACACTGGCCGTACGGGGTCGGGTGCTCGGTCGGGGCGTACTGGTGCTGCTGCTCTCGCTGCCACCGCTAGTCGCGCTGGTCTGCGTACTCTCGCTGGCCTGGTCGGCCCAGGACCGGGGCGAGTGGCTGCCGGCCCTGGTCGTGCTGGTGGCCTGCGTGGTCATCGCGCTGGCGCTGACGCCCTTCCTGGAGATCCCGCTCGGCTGGCTGGATCGCTCGTACGAGCGCGGCAGCCGGGTGCACGAGTTGTGGGTGCAGTACCGGGGGCAGCAGGTGATGTTGCTAGACACCCCGGACGCGCTGCGCTTCGGGCAGATCTACCGAGCGGTGCAGCGGGCCGTGGAGCACGACACGCCGGGCGGATGA
- a CDS encoding DUF6232 family protein, with amino-acid sequence MVTYYDDRSVQVTSVAVTVDGDSYPLAEITDLWHHRGRLSWRVLAGRGALAGAMIGPVVAAVAGIALAVWLDGSATVTVAIIGVSILIGLAAGPIADQLFEYFDRSYARGSRPREVWIRWRGHPVRLLRTPDALRFGQIYRALQRALEATQMQGRAPY; translated from the coding sequence ATGGTCACGTACTACGACGACAGGTCCGTGCAGGTCACCTCCGTCGCCGTCACCGTCGACGGCGACTCCTACCCGCTGGCCGAGATCACCGATCTCTGGCATCACCGGGGCCGCCTCTCCTGGCGGGTCCTGGCCGGTCGCGGCGCGCTCGCCGGGGCGATGATCGGACCCGTGGTGGCCGCCGTCGCAGGCATCGCGCTCGCCGTCTGGCTCGACGGGTCGGCGACCGTCACCGTCGCCATCATCGGCGTGTCGATCCTGATCGGGCTGGCCGCCGGCCCGATCGCCGACCAACTCTTCGAGTACTTCGACCGCTCGTACGCCCGGGGCAGCCGCCCCCGGGAGGTCTGGATCCGCTGGCGGGGCCACCCCGTCCGGCTCCTGCGCACCCCCGACGCCCTACGCTTCGGCCAGATCTACCGCGCCCTGCAACGCGCCCTCGAAGCCACCCAGATGCAAGGAAGGGCCCCCTATTAA
- a CDS encoding enoyl-CoA hydratase-related protein — MGEFVRLETRDGIGTIRLARPPMNALNTQVQEELRAAATAATADPEVHAVIVYGGEKVFAAGADIKEMADMSYVDMADRAADLSSALGAITRIPKPVVAAITGYALGGGCELALACDWRVVAEDAKLGQPEIKLGIIPGAGGTQRLARLVGPARAKDLIMSGRMVDAQEALRIGLADRVAPAGEVYDAAVALVQPYVNGPVQALRAAKLAVDGGLEMDLNSGLAWESQLFAALFATDDRREGMAAFVAKRKPDFTGR, encoded by the coding sequence GTGGGCGAGTTCGTGCGGCTGGAGACCAGGGACGGCATCGGCACCATCCGGTTGGCGCGGCCACCGATGAACGCCCTCAACACCCAGGTGCAGGAGGAGTTGCGCGCCGCCGCGACGGCGGCCACCGCCGACCCGGAGGTCCACGCCGTGATCGTGTACGGCGGGGAGAAGGTCTTCGCCGCCGGTGCGGACATCAAGGAGATGGCCGACATGTCCTACGTGGACATGGCCGACCGGGCGGCCGACCTGTCCAGCGCGCTCGGCGCGATCACCCGGATCCCCAAGCCGGTGGTCGCCGCGATCACCGGCTACGCCCTCGGCGGCGGCTGCGAGCTGGCGCTGGCCTGTGACTGGCGGGTGGTGGCCGAGGACGCCAAGCTCGGTCAGCCCGAGATCAAGCTCGGCATCATCCCCGGTGCCGGTGGCACTCAGCGGCTGGCCCGGCTGGTCGGTCCGGCCCGCGCCAAGGATCTGATCATGTCGGGTCGGATGGTGGACGCGCAGGAGGCGCTGCGGATCGGCCTGGCTGACCGGGTGGCCCCGGCCGGTGAGGTCTACGACGCTGCGGTGGCGCTGGTGCAGCCGTACGTCAACGGCCCGGTGCAGGCGCTGCGCGCGGCGAAGCTGGCTGTCGACGGCGGCCTGGAGATGGACCTGAACTCGGGTCTGGCCTGGGAGAGCCAGCTCTTCGCGGCGCTGTTCGCCACCGACGACCGGCGGGAGGGAATGGCGGCGTTCGTGGCGAAGCGCAAGCCGGACTTCACCGGCCGGTGA
- a CDS encoding acetolactate synthase: protein MTERIEGHGGELALAALRAYGVREMFTLSGGHVFPLYDAAHKTGFPIYDVRHEQSAVFAAEAVAKLQRRPGLAVLTAGPGVTNGISGLTSAYFNASPVLVLGGRAPQFRWGSGSLQEMDHLPLVAPVTKHAETVFGADDIPRAVAAALDAALTPHRGPVFLDFPLEAIFSTGDAEAPAGPAIAAIEADPDEVAGAAALIAGAARPVIVAGSDVYAGAAVDALRAAAEALDVPVFTNGMGRGALPPEHPLAFAKARRVALSGADVVVVVGTPLDFRLSFGDFGDAKVVHIVDAPSQRASHVQPAVAPAGDLRGILTALAEYPGDRTDHGDWVAQLRTAEDAAKARDAEEMAAETDPIRPARVYGELRKVLARDAITIGDGGDFVSYAGRYLEPAQPGTWLDPGPYGCLGTGMGYAMGARVTHPDRQICVLMGDGAAGFSLMDVESLVRQQLPVVIVVGNNGIWGLEKHPMHAMYGYDVAADLQPELRYDQVVSALGGAGETVAKAADLGPALHRAFEAGVPYLVNVLTDPTDAYPRSSNLA from the coding sequence ATGACGGAGCGGATCGAAGGCCACGGTGGAGAACTCGCCCTCGCGGCGCTGCGCGCGTACGGGGTGCGGGAGATGTTCACCCTCTCCGGCGGGCACGTCTTTCCGCTCTACGACGCCGCGCACAAGACCGGGTTCCCGATCTACGACGTCCGGCACGAGCAGTCCGCCGTCTTCGCCGCCGAGGCGGTGGCCAAGCTCCAGCGCCGCCCCGGTCTCGCCGTGCTCACCGCCGGCCCCGGCGTCACCAACGGCATCTCCGGGTTGACCAGCGCGTACTTCAACGCCTCACCGGTGCTGGTGCTCGGCGGGCGGGCCCCGCAGTTCCGTTGGGGTTCGGGCAGCCTCCAGGAGATGGACCACCTGCCACTTGTCGCTCCGGTCACCAAGCACGCCGAGACGGTGTTCGGCGCCGACGACATCCCCCGGGCCGTCGCCGCCGCGCTGGACGCCGCGCTCACCCCGCACCGTGGCCCGGTCTTCCTCGACTTCCCGCTCGAAGCGATCTTCTCCACCGGCGACGCCGAGGCACCCGCCGGCCCGGCCATCGCTGCGATCGAGGCCGATCCCGACGAGGTGGCCGGTGCCGCCGCGCTGATCGCCGGCGCGGCGCGTCCGGTCATCGTCGCCGGCTCCGACGTCTACGCCGGTGCCGCCGTGGACGCCCTGCGTGCCGCCGCCGAGGCCCTCGACGTGCCGGTCTTCACCAACGGCATGGGCCGGGGCGCACTGCCGCCCGAGCACCCGCTGGCCTTCGCCAAGGCCCGCCGGGTGGCCCTCTCCGGCGCCGACGTGGTCGTGGTGGTGGGCACCCCGCTGGACTTCCGGCTGTCCTTCGGCGACTTCGGCGACGCCAAGGTGGTGCACATCGTCGACGCGCCCAGCCAGCGCGCCTCGCACGTGCAGCCGGCCGTGGCACCCGCTGGTGACCTGCGCGGCATCCTCACCGCGCTGGCCGAGTACCCCGGCGACCGGACCGACCACGGTGACTGGGTCGCGCAGCTGCGTACCGCCGAGGATGCCGCGAAGGCGCGCGACGCCGAGGAGATGGCCGCCGAGACGGACCCTATCCGGCCGGCCCGGGTCTACGGCGAGCTGCGCAAGGTGCTCGCCCGTGACGCGATCACCATCGGCGACGGCGGCGACTTCGTCTCGTACGCCGGCCGTTACCTGGAGCCGGCCCAGCCCGGCACCTGGCTCGACCCCGGCCCGTACGGCTGCCTCGGCACCGGCATGGGCTACGCGATGGGTGCCCGGGTCACCCACCCGGACCGGCAGATCTGCGTGCTGATGGGCGACGGTGCCGCCGGCTTCTCGCTGATGGACGTGGAGTCCCTGGTCCGGCAGCAGTTGCCGGTGGTCATCGTGGTCGGCAACAACGGCATCTGGGGTCTGGAGAAGCACCCGATGCATGCCATGTACGGCTACGACGTCGCCGCCGACCTTCAACCCGAGCTGCGCTACGACCAGGTGGTCAGCGCGCTCGGTGGTGCGGGTGAGACGGTCGCCAAGGCCGCCGACCTCGGCCCGGCCCTGCACCGCGCCTTCGAGGCCGGCGTTCCCTACCTGGTCAACGTCCTGACCGACCCCACCGACGCCTACCCCCGCTCCTCAAACCTCGCCTAA
- a CDS encoding DUF202 domain-containing protein, translated as MTGTRDPGLQPERTRLAWRRTALAMTVVTLLTVRLAFTGGPAGALPAALAILGWGGVVALCWRRATGTGRPRTGGRTLATAGLAAAGFALIGVVLVLRGL; from the coding sequence ATGACCGGTACCCGCGACCCCGGGCTCCAGCCCGAGCGGACCCGGCTGGCCTGGCGGCGGACCGCCCTGGCCATGACGGTCGTGACCCTGCTGACCGTCCGGCTGGCCTTCACCGGCGGCCCTGCCGGCGCGCTACCGGCCGCGCTGGCCATCCTCGGTTGGGGCGGCGTCGTCGCGCTCTGCTGGCGACGGGCCACCGGCACCGGCCGGCCCCGCACGGGCGGTCGCACCCTGGCCACGGCAGGTCTCGCCGCCGCCGGATTCGCCCTGATCGGCGTGGTGCTGGTGCTGCGCGGACTGTGA
- a CDS encoding DUF202 domain-containing protein has protein sequence MWQGIKNWFDPEELRSVGTTPDYRFSLANERTFLAWLRTGLALVAGGLAAAQFLPKLPMVHLREAIAVSLLLLGGTVAIRAVDHWARTERAIRLGRELPASRFPAVLALVVGLGALLLVVAVLAGAING, from the coding sequence GTGTGGCAAGGGATCAAGAACTGGTTCGACCCCGAGGAGCTGCGGTCGGTGGGCACCACCCCCGACTACCGCTTCTCACTGGCCAACGAGCGCACCTTCCTGGCCTGGCTGCGTACCGGACTGGCACTGGTCGCCGGCGGGCTGGCCGCCGCGCAGTTCCTACCGAAGCTGCCGATGGTGCACCTGCGCGAGGCGATCGCGGTGAGCCTGCTGCTGCTCGGCGGCACGGTCGCGATCCGGGCGGTCGACCACTGGGCGCGTACCGAACGGGCCATCCGGCTCGGCCGGGAGCTGCCCGCGTCCCGCTTCCCGGCGGTGCTCGCCCTCGTCGTCGGTCTCGGTGCACTGCTGCTGGTGGTGGCGGTGCTGGCCGGCGCGATCAACGGATGA
- a CDS encoding GNAT family N-acetyltransferase, with protein sequence MTDLDELTLRSAYDTQLRPGLPDPVPDGVEVESDGPLFRVLGRHDRGLVTYRDLGGLGGAELDDLIGRQVAVFRERGEPVEWKLHGHDEPADLPQRLRAAGFVPEDEESVLVGPVAPLASALPVVPDGVRLREVTTRADLDRIAELETELWGHDLAGLAEGLEREMTADPQAITVVVAEADETVVSAGWVRYPAGTTFATLWGGSTRPQWRRQGIYRALVTYRARLAGQRGRTMLQVDAGAESRPLLGRLGLVPVTTTTPYVYTP encoded by the coding sequence ATGACGGATCTTGACGAGTTGACGCTGCGATCGGCGTACGACACCCAGTTGCGGCCGGGCCTGCCCGACCCGGTGCCGGACGGCGTCGAGGTGGAGTCGGACGGTCCGCTGTTCCGGGTGCTGGGCCGCCACGACCGGGGCCTGGTGACCTACCGCGACCTCGGCGGCCTGGGCGGCGCCGAACTCGACGACCTGATCGGCCGCCAGGTGGCGGTGTTCCGGGAGCGGGGTGAGCCGGTGGAGTGGAAGCTGCACGGCCACGACGAGCCGGCCGACCTGCCGCAGCGGCTGCGCGCCGCGGGTTTCGTGCCCGAGGACGAGGAGAGCGTGCTTGTCGGTCCGGTCGCGCCGTTGGCCTCCGCGTTGCCGGTGGTGCCCGATGGCGTACGCCTGCGGGAGGTGACCACCCGGGCGGACCTGGACCGGATCGCGGAGCTGGAGACCGAGCTGTGGGGTCACGACCTCGCCGGCCTGGCCGAGGGGCTGGAGCGGGAGATGACCGCCGATCCGCAGGCGATCACGGTCGTGGTGGCCGAAGCGGACGAGACGGTGGTCAGCGCGGGCTGGGTGCGGTATCCGGCCGGCACCACGTTCGCCACCCTCTGGGGTGGTTCGACCCGGCCGCAGTGGCGGCGGCAGGGCATCTACCGGGCGCTCGTCACCTATCGGGCCCGGCTCGCCGGGCAGCGTGGCCGGACCATGTTGCAGGTCGACGCCGGTGCCGAGAGCCGTCCGCTGCTGGGACGACTCGGGCTCGTCCCGGTCACCACCACGACGCCCTACGTCTACACTCCGTGA
- a CDS encoding electron transfer flavoprotein subunit beta/FixA family protein encodes MNIVVLVKQVPDSGADRNLRPDDNTVDRGSANNVINEMDEYAIEEALKIKEAHGGEVTILTMGPDRATESIRKALSMGPDKAVHVVDDALHGSCAVATSKVLAAALGQLNADLVLCGSESTDGRVQVLPHMLAERLGIAALTGARKLTVDGGTLTVERQTEEGYEVVTASTPAIVSVWDTINEPRYPSFKGIMAAKKKPVQTLALADLAVAADEVGAAGATSVVVEHSKRPPRSAGVKVTDEGSGGVQLVEFLATEKFV; translated from the coding sequence ATGAATATCGTCGTACTCGTCAAGCAGGTGCCCGATTCGGGCGCGGACCGCAACCTGCGTCCTGACGACAACACTGTCGACCGCGGTTCGGCGAACAACGTCATCAACGAGATGGACGAGTACGCCATCGAAGAGGCGTTGAAGATCAAGGAAGCGCACGGCGGCGAGGTGACCATCCTGACCATGGGTCCGGATCGGGCGACCGAGTCGATCCGTAAGGCGCTGTCGATGGGCCCGGACAAGGCGGTGCACGTGGTGGACGACGCGCTGCACGGTTCGTGTGCGGTGGCCACCTCCAAGGTGCTCGCCGCGGCGCTGGGTCAGCTCAACGCGGACCTGGTGCTGTGCGGGTCGGAGTCGACCGACGGCCGGGTGCAGGTGCTGCCGCACATGCTGGCCGAGCGGCTCGGAATCGCGGCGCTTACCGGCGCCCGCAAGCTCACCGTCGACGGCGGCACGCTTACGGTGGAACGGCAGACCGAGGAGGGCTACGAGGTGGTGACCGCCTCGACGCCGGCGATCGTGTCGGTGTGGGACACCATCAACGAGCCGCGCTACCCGTCGTTCAAGGGCATCATGGCCGCCAAGAAGAAGCCGGTGCAGACCCTGGCCCTGGCCGACCTGGCCGTGGCCGCCGACGAGGTGGGCGCCGCCGGGGCGACGAGCGTCGTGGTGGAGCACAGCAAGCGTCCGCCGCGCTCGGCCGGCGTGAAGGTGACCGACGAGGGTTCCGGCGGCGTACAGCTGGTCGAGTTCCTCGCCACCGAGAAGTTCGTGTGA